From the genome of Chanos chanos chromosome 5, fChaCha1.1, whole genome shotgun sequence, one region includes:
- the mtf2 gene encoding metal-response element-binding transcription factor 2 isoform X2 translates to MVCTICQDESSEPPNEMVICDKCGQGYHQLCHAPIIESSVIESDDKWLCRQCVFATTTKRGGALKKGPNAKALQEMKQSLPYALEDLVWDQGHKTNVQQCYCYCGGPGDWYLKMLQCSRCKQWFHEACIQCFQKPMLYGDRFYLFICSVCNSGPEYLKRLPLRWVDVAHLSLYNLSVIHKKKYFDSELELMTYINDNWDRLQLGELADTPKSERYENILEALNSNLNMFMSGKEIKKKKHLFGLRIRFPPAPQSSELLADREQERASHEIKIKGRKSSKPLHTASAVTNGVVKKKKRKRGTHSLETLAKLRRSNELLVQNNVKLPPLDNNGLDTVASKSIRSDKSMPSSSTSDVDSISATSTSETTSTSISSLSSPSRTRTIRPCPVAQPPIKRRRGRPRRALQPPNPEIPPPCDTEPLPNPSVQEPSPLPRLHTTDILQGLDPDAQLSHLKSSISSYFGAAGRMACGEKYRVLARRVTMDGKVQYLVEWEGVTAS, encoded by the exons GATACCATCAGCTTTGCCACGCTCCCATCATCGAGTCCAGTGTGATTGAATCTGATGACAAGTGGCTCTGCCGACAGTGCGTGTTTGCCACCACAACAAAG AGAGGTGGTGCATTGAAGAAGGGGCCAAACGCCAAAGCCTTACAAGAGATGAAACAGTCACTGCCCTACGCTTTGGAAGATTTGGTTTGGGATCAGGGCCACAAGACTAATGTCCAGCAGTGCTACTGTTATTGTGGAGGACCtggaga ctGGTATCTGAAAATGTTGCAGTGTAGCAGGTGTAAACAGTGGTTTCATGAGGCATGCATACAGTGTTTTCAGAAGCCAATGCTCTATGGAGACAG gttctatctatttatttgttcagtttGCAATAGTGGACCAGAGTACCTCAAACGACTGCCTTTGAGATG GGTAGATGTCGCACACCTGAGCCTCTACAACCTGAGTGTCATTCATAAGAAGAAGTACTTTGATTCAGAGCTCGAGCTGATGACTTACATCAATGATAACTGGGACCGGCTACAGCTTGGAGAG CTTGCAGACACCCCCAAATCAGAACGATATGAAAACATTCTTGAAGCACTTAACAGCAACCTCaacat GTTCATGTCCGGCaaggagataaagaaaaagaagcacCTGTTTGGCTTACGAATCCGATTCCCCCCCGCGCCCCAAAGCTCAGAGCTGCTGGCCGACAGGGAACAGGAGAGGGCCTCTCACGAAATCAAGATCAAAGGCAGGAAGTCCAGCAAACCCCTGCACACAGCCAG tgCGGTTACCAATGGTGtagtaaagaagaagaagcggAAACGTGGCACTCACTCTTTGGAGACGCTGGCTAAGCTGAGGCGATCAAACGAACTTCTGGTACAG AATAATGTGAAGTTGCCACCACTGGACAATAACGGTTTGGACACAGTGGCCTCGAAAAG tATCAGAAGTGACAAGTCTATGCCATCATCAAGTACCTCAGATGTGGACTCCATCAGTGCCACTAGCACCTCAGAAACTACCTCAACAAGCATTTCAAG tCTGAGCAGCCCCAGCAGAACGCGAACGATTCGCCCGTGCCCCGTCGCCCAGCCTCCAATTAAAAGGCGAAGAGGGCGACCGCGGCGAGCCCTTCAGCCCCCCAACCCAGAGATCCCTCCGCCCTGTGACACGGAGCCGCTCCCCAACCCCAGTGTCCAAGAGCCAAGCCCCCTGCCGCGGCTTCACACCACGGACATACTGCAGGGCCTGGACCCCGACGCCCAGCTCAGCCACCTCAAGAGCTCCATCAGCAGCTACTTTGGGGCGGCCGGACGGATGGCTTGCGGGGAGAAGTACCGCGTACTCGCCCGCCGCGTCACCATGGATGGCAAAGTGCAGTACCTGGTGGAGTGGGAGGGAGTCACTGCATCGTGA
- the ccdc18 gene encoding coiled-coil domain-containing protein 18 has product MFNNDTDLVDDVVSLRKQLRLTEISLQSLGEQLSQSENSIEETNDRTPSPTLPARLTLEDLQRSDVAPVPTRPDPCTLEKSKSSRTTEHSVHCGNTPICDCRSRSAQNMEMETSALRRKLNSVRQENSSLVLENRQLIGDLEATQLELANTKSKIRLLGSAVGAKTSSVAVLKEQIMGLEADLETQTKALLDAEQKREESQEAVAQSNRLVERLKEELNAVKAELSDRTRQGKRAEQQRNQALRNAEKLTLAFKHYKEDVTEKLKKVMESESRLKESLIECDREREELEKKCAELEREREGMSQNVSELREGCARADALSKERVELQGRLEHASERLSRLQKELAQKEVEVQEVSALRKEREELRLLTACQEQRLAQAKRETEHSKAELTSLESILSLLHLRETREGPLCVNPCFPSPVAYSGSTEQLQQKSGYQQLLVVLQAVEQEKTRQANAAQSLQEKLNRAQEEISSLQASITQRSSHFQQLHNQLLDKANQATGLDKELKKKSSRLAVLEKQLQEKTSAYSQAAMKTSQLEQELLEKNSSLQHYQSLLNKKQRDHQQAMERTKTSHSEKCKELEDRIELLQLSVEQKKAQVEELEQTVACLQTEKQEAQHKAQLLQASLDQLTQDRTVKAKHYEETLRKFEEQASESASKVKALESALSCCKDEINVYLEQMEDIKNQYEMKLELKNSQLRALQEEVRSVTLVCERSSEQNLQTQESLQHQQNMLQDSTSRVAQLEESQNRLQSQVAQLEKELERERFALAQEQRRREEEIEEAGQESERKERKAAELSGSIMQLSSEMSKCKGELSDMELELIRLRRDSSAKASQLSQMESTLLETQGLLEKKSEMVVDLEEKLHRSEMDRRNSLQRAQLLEEQLHAVRGELAGTLDHLQELRDVLQRTQLTADQRQAAMDQLAAELRESRRELEERNHEVLDMDAALKERQGELQQRAELLGQLDVAIKEHKLEMERKVEYLQQTLEERDNELKDREKQVEHLTQRLELVRTQLQGKEGVERDVVEQCQQLRLCREQLERTAQELHDAQSRCDTLSRQLDEMTQLVRQKEDESQRLSKELAVMERSSAQGSAQLQDTVTALQEELEQQRAEHHKELCMLQQTRGQLIKVSDQISSSLRNSQEQLAERLQQARLQLEEARNDASTLRAELHAREHLLQGANEALLLKESEITRLQAKISGFERAAGLSQSTTFHNQESVLLSRSSPHKDSITRTRLSSPAKHSTRSSLFYDWPDDTASSPVELSESVKAGVQATLRQPESPNPSWQGLNSRDVSSTSDLSFNPLTYMVDREPEDPEELGADLNSLSGMLRFVNQTLALQEQHSHCDSSSPFQPDRSFPQLQKDTNEEGYSSTGEVS; this is encoded by the exons ATGTTTAACAACGACACAGACTTGGTTGACGATGTGGTCTCTTTGAGAAAACAGTTGCGATTGACAGAGATCAGCTTGCAGTCTCTCGGAGAGCAGTTAAG TCAGTCAGAAAACAGCATCGAGGAGACAAATGATCGGACACCATCGCCTACTTTACCAGCTCGTCTGACCCTTGAAGACCTCCAGAGATCAGATGTTGCACCTGTGCCGACGCGGCCTGATCCCTGCACTTTGGAAAAAAGCAAATCCAGTAGGACCACAGAGCACAGTGTGCACTGTGGAAACACACCCATTTGTGACTGCAGA TCTCGCTCAGCTCAGAACATGGAGATGGAAACTTCTGCTCTCAGGAGGAAACTCAACTCCGTTCGACAGGAGAACTCTTCGTTAGTTTTGGAAAACAGGCAGCTTATTGGTGACCTGGAAGCCACTCAGCTGGAGCTGGCCAACACCAAGTCCAAG ATACGTCTGCTGGGCTCGGCTGTTGGGGCAAAGACGTCTAGCGTGGCAGTGCTGAAGGAGCAGATCATGGGCCTGGAGGCAGATCTGGAGACTCAGactaaagcattact GGATGCTGAACAGAAGCGAGAGGAGAGTCAGGAGGCAGTGGCCCAGAGTAACAGACTGGTGGAGAGGCTGAAAGAGGAGCTGAATGCAGTTAAAGCTGAACTGTCTGATAGAACTCGTCAGGGGAAACG tgcGGAGCAGCAGAGAAACCAGGCCCTACGGAACGCGGAGAAGCTGACCCTCGCTTTCAAACACTACAAAGAAGATGTTACGGAGAAGCTAAAGAAG GTAATGGAGAGTGAAAGCAGGCTGAAGGAGAGCCTAAtagagtgtgacagagaaagagaagaactggAAAAGAAGTGTGcggagttggagagagagagggaggggatgaGCCAGAACGTTAG TGAGCTGAGGGAGGGCTGTGCCCGTGCGGATGCTCTGTCTAAGGAGCGGGTGGAGCTGCAGGGGCGATTGGAGCATGCGTCGGAGAGGCTGAGCAGGTTGCAGAAGGAGCTGGCTcagaaggaggtggaggtgcAAGAGGTGTCGGCgctgaggaaagagagggaggagctgCGTCTCCTCACTGCTTGTCAGGAGCAGAGATTGGCCCAGGccaagagagagactgaacacaGCAAAGCGGAGCTGACCAGCCTGGAGTCCATTCTCAGTCTGTTACACCTGAGAGAG ACTCGAGAGGGACCGTTATGCGTGAACCCCTGTTTTCCCTCCCCAGTGGCTTACTCAGGAAGCACTGAACAACTTCAGCAGAAGTCAG GATACCAGCAGCTGTTGGTTGTGCTGCAGGCTGTGGAGCAGGAGAAGACTCGACAGGCCAACGCGGCTCAGAGTCTGCAGGAGAAACTGAACCGAGCCCAGGAGGAGATCTCCTCCCTGCAGGCCTCCATCACCCAGCGCAGCTCCCACTTCCAACAGCTCCATAACCAGCTTCTAGACAAGGCTAACCAGGCCACAGGACTGGATAAAGAG CTAAAAAAGAAGAGTTCACGTCTGGCTGTGCTGGAGAAACAGCTGCAGGAGAAAACCTCTGCTTACTCTCAGGCTGCCATGAAGACCAGCCAGTTAGAGCAGGAGCTgctg GAAAAAAATAGCAGTCTCCAACATTATCAGTCCTTATTGAATAAGAAACAGAGGGACCACCAGCAGGCCATGGAGAGGACCAAGACTTCCCACTCAGAGAAATGTAAGGAACTTGAGGACAGGATAGAACTG CTGCAGTTGTCTGTGGAGCAAAAGAAggctcaggtggaggagttggAGCAGACTGTAGCCTgcctacagacagagaaacaagaagCCCAACACAAAGCCCAATTACTACAGGCTTCTCTGGACCAACTCACACAA GACAGAACGGTAAAAGCAAAGCACTATGAAGAAACCCTGCGTAAATTTGAAGAACAGGCGTCAGAGTCGGCATCTAAG GTGAAGGCTCTGGAGTCAGCGCTGTCCTGCTGTAAAGATGAAATTAATGTTTATCTTGAGCAGATGGAGGACATCAAAAACCAGTATGAGATGAAGTTGGAACTTAAGAATAGCCAG ctgcGGGCACtgcaggaggaggtgaggagTGTAACTCTGGTCTGTGAGAGATCCAGTGAACAGAACCTACAGACGCAAGAATCCCTCCAGCATCAGCAGAACATGCTACAGGACAGCACGTCCCGCGTAGCCCAGCTAGAGGAGAGCCAGAATCGGCTACAGAGCCAG GTGGCCCAGTTGGAGAAGGAGCTGGAAAGAGAACGGTTCGCCCTTGCTcaggaacagaggaggagagaagaagagatagAAGAAGCCGGCCAAGagtctgagaggaaagagagaaaggcggCGGAGCTCTCCGGCTCTATCAT GCAGCTGAGCTCAGAGATGAGTAAGTGTAAGGGCGAGCTGTCCGACATGGAGTTGGAGTTGATTCGACTCAGGAGGGACAGCAGCGCTAAGGCATCTCAGCTGAGCCAAATGGAGAGCACGTTATTGGAGACCCAGGGACTGCTGGAAAAGAAGAGCGAGATGG TTGTAGATTTAGAGGAGAAGCTTCACCGGAGTGAAATGGACAGACGGAACTCCCTGCAGCGGGCGCAGCTATTGGAGGAGCAGTTGCATGCCGTGCGCGGGGAGTTGGCCGGCACGTTGGATCATCTGCAGGAACTGCGGGACGTGCTGCAGAGAACGCAGCTGACTGCAGACCAGCGACAGGCCGCCATGGATCAGTTGGCCGCAGAGCTCAG agagAGTCGGCGTgagctggaggagaggaatcatgAGGTGTTAGATATGGATGCTgcactgaaggagagacagggggagCTACAACAAAGGGCAGAGCTG CTGGGCCAGCTAGACGTGGCCATTAAAGAGCATAagctggagatggagaggaaggtGGAATATCTGCAGCAGAccctggaggagagagacaatgagctgaaggacagagaaaagcag GTGGAGCATCTGACTCAGAGACTGGAGTTGGTCAGAACACAGCTGCAGGGGAAGGAGGgtgtggagagg gaTGTTGTGGAACAGTGCCAACAGCTGCGTCTGTGTCGGGAACAGCTCGAGCGGACTGCCCAGGAGCTGCATGATGCACAGTCTCGCTGTGACACGCTCAGCAGGCAGCTGGACGAAATGACTCAGCTAGTCCGTCAGAAG GAGGATGAGTCCCAGCGGCTGTCTAAGGAGTTGGCCGTGATGGAGAGGAGTTCTGCTCAGGGCTCGGCTCAGCTCCAGGACACTGTAACAGCTCTGCAGGAGGAGCTGgaacagcagagagcagagcatcACAAAGAG ctgtgcATGCTTCAGCAGACACGTGGGCAGCTGATTAAAGTGTCGGATCAGATCTCCAGCAGTCTGCGTAATTCTCAGGAACAGCTGGCCGAACGCTTGCAACAGGCCCGGCTTCAGCTGGAGGAGGCCCGGAACGATGCCTCCACCCTACGGGCGGAGCTCCACGCTCGAGAGCACCTGCTACAGGGAGCCAATGAGGCGTTGCTCCTCAAG gaGTCTGAAATCACTCGTCTTCAGGCCAAGATCTCTGGCTTCGAGAGGGCCGCAGGACTCTCCCAAAGCACCACCTTTCACAACCAGGAGAGTGTCCTCCTTTCTCGCTCCTCCCCTCACAAAGACTCTATCACTCGCACCCGTCTCTCCTCCCCGGCCAAACACTCCACTCGCTCCAGTCTCTTCTATGACTGGCCAGACGACACGGCCAGCTCGCCCGTAGAGTTGTCGGAGAGCGTTAAGGCCGGTGTTCAGGCGACCCTGCGGCAGCCTGAGTCCCCAAACCCTTCCTGGCAGGGCCTGAACTCCCGTGACGTCTCCTCGACGTCTGACCTCTCCTTTAATCCTCTCACATACATGGTGGACAGAGAGCCAGAGGATCCCGAGGAGCTGGGGGCAGatctgaactctctctcaggtatgcTGAGATTTGTCAACCAGACGCTGGCCCTGCAGGAACAGCACTCCCACTGTGACTCCAGTTCTCCCTTCCAACCCGATCGCTCATTCCCCCAGCTACAG aaggACACAAATGAAGAAGGATACAGCTCTACAGGGGAAGTTTCGTAA
- the mtf2 gene encoding metal-response element-binding transcription factor 2 isoform X1, translating to MVCTICQDESSEPPNEMVICDKCGQGYHQLCHAPIIESSVIESDDKWLCRQCVFATTTKRGGALKKGPNAKALQEMKQSLPYALEDLVWDQGHKTNVQQCYCYCGGPGDWYLKMLQCSRCKQWFHEACIQCFQKPMLYGDRFYLFICSVCNSGPEYLKRLPLRWVDVAHLSLYNLSVIHKKKYFDSELELMTYINDNWDRLQLGELADTPKSERYENILEALNSNLNMFMSGKEIKKKKHLFGLRIRFPPAPQSSELLADREQERASHEIKIKGRKSSKPLHTASAVTNGVVKKKKRKRGTHSLETLAKLRRSNELLVQNNVKLPPLDNNGLDTVASKSIRSDKSMPSSSTSDVDSISATSTSETTSTSISRQSSLSSPSRTRTIRPCPVAQPPIKRRRGRPRRALQPPNPEIPPPCDTEPLPNPSVQEPSPLPRLHTTDILQGLDPDAQLSHLKSSISSYFGAAGRMACGEKYRVLARRVTMDGKVQYLVEWEGVTAS from the exons GATACCATCAGCTTTGCCACGCTCCCATCATCGAGTCCAGTGTGATTGAATCTGATGACAAGTGGCTCTGCCGACAGTGCGTGTTTGCCACCACAACAAAG AGAGGTGGTGCATTGAAGAAGGGGCCAAACGCCAAAGCCTTACAAGAGATGAAACAGTCACTGCCCTACGCTTTGGAAGATTTGGTTTGGGATCAGGGCCACAAGACTAATGTCCAGCAGTGCTACTGTTATTGTGGAGGACCtggaga ctGGTATCTGAAAATGTTGCAGTGTAGCAGGTGTAAACAGTGGTTTCATGAGGCATGCATACAGTGTTTTCAGAAGCCAATGCTCTATGGAGACAG gttctatctatttatttgttcagtttGCAATAGTGGACCAGAGTACCTCAAACGACTGCCTTTGAGATG GGTAGATGTCGCACACCTGAGCCTCTACAACCTGAGTGTCATTCATAAGAAGAAGTACTTTGATTCAGAGCTCGAGCTGATGACTTACATCAATGATAACTGGGACCGGCTACAGCTTGGAGAG CTTGCAGACACCCCCAAATCAGAACGATATGAAAACATTCTTGAAGCACTTAACAGCAACCTCaacat GTTCATGTCCGGCaaggagataaagaaaaagaagcacCTGTTTGGCTTACGAATCCGATTCCCCCCCGCGCCCCAAAGCTCAGAGCTGCTGGCCGACAGGGAACAGGAGAGGGCCTCTCACGAAATCAAGATCAAAGGCAGGAAGTCCAGCAAACCCCTGCACACAGCCAG tgCGGTTACCAATGGTGtagtaaagaagaagaagcggAAACGTGGCACTCACTCTTTGGAGACGCTGGCTAAGCTGAGGCGATCAAACGAACTTCTGGTACAG AATAATGTGAAGTTGCCACCACTGGACAATAACGGTTTGGACACAGTGGCCTCGAAAAG tATCAGAAGTGACAAGTCTATGCCATCATCAAGTACCTCAGATGTGGACTCCATCAGTGCCACTAGCACCTCAGAAACTACCTCAACAAGCATTTCAAGGCAGTCAAG tCTGAGCAGCCCCAGCAGAACGCGAACGATTCGCCCGTGCCCCGTCGCCCAGCCTCCAATTAAAAGGCGAAGAGGGCGACCGCGGCGAGCCCTTCAGCCCCCCAACCCAGAGATCCCTCCGCCCTGTGACACGGAGCCGCTCCCCAACCCCAGTGTCCAAGAGCCAAGCCCCCTGCCGCGGCTTCACACCACGGACATACTGCAGGGCCTGGACCCCGACGCCCAGCTCAGCCACCTCAAGAGCTCCATCAGCAGCTACTTTGGGGCGGCCGGACGGATGGCTTGCGGGGAGAAGTACCGCGTACTCGCCCGCCGCGTCACCATGGATGGCAAAGTGCAGTACCTGGTGGAGTGGGAGGGAGTCACTGCATCGTGA